A genome region from Euphorbia lathyris chromosome 4, ddEupLath1.1, whole genome shotgun sequence includes the following:
- the LOC136227005 gene encoding type I inositol polyphosphate 5-phosphatase 10 isoform X4 translates to MRGKLGKLPLIHLNSSILSLILAEVHSDSAIHSLFSNCLNNPMPTSKTQSFRAFVATWNVGGKSPNDAVNLDDFLRIDNQADIYVLGFQEIVPLNAGNVLVVEDNEPAAKWLSLIDQSLNRSRSMGSSGRKSSSPLGSSLLFQKPSLKKVCKNFRTESKRRLKTCNCSDILLQSKHGNDFCLWPPPTNMSENELSLEIIDDGLDSYVSSEISTNGVNQQKYSLIVGKQMVGIFLTIWIRNELVQYVSHLRISCIGRGILGRFGNKGCISVSMCFHQTSFCFVCSHLASGEKEGDEVRRNMDVIEILKNTQFQRICRSAYSRVPEKIIEHDRVIWLGDLNYRIALSYSEAKRLVERYDWNALLDKDQLKIEKEAGRVFWGWKEGKICFAPTYKYSHNSDVYAGEATEDSKNKRRRPACRCDRILWRGSGIHQVSYLRWESRHHLRHNQTKKLMAEKNGALRILQYSTNIDVLFLLILLC, encoded by the exons ATGAGAGGAAAGCTAGGAAAACTCCCCTTGATTCACCTG AATTCTTCAATCCTTTCCTTAATACTTGCAGAAGTACACTCTGATTCAGCAATCCACTCACTCTTTtccaattgcttaaacaatccaATGCCAACCAGTAAAACTCAGTCATTTAG AGCGTTTGTTGCTACATGGAATGTGGGTGGAAAGTCTCCCAACGACGCTGTCAATTTGGATGATTTTCTTCGAATAGACAATCAAGCAGATATATATGTCTTGGG TTTTCAGGAAATTGTACCATTAAATGCTGGAAATGTGCTTGTGGTAGAAGACAATGAGCCTGCTGCAAAATGGTTAAGTTTAATTGATCAATCACTGAACAGAAGTAGAAGCATGGGATCAAGTGGGAGAAAATCATCATCCCCATTAGGTAGCTCGCTTCTGTTCCAGAAGCCTTCTCTTAAAAAGGTGTGTAAGAATTTCAGGACTGAGAGTAAAAGGAGGCTGAAGACTTGCAATTGCAGTGATATTTTACTGCAAAGTAAGCATGGAAACGATTTCTGCTTATGGCCTCCACCAACTAATATGAGTGAAAATGAACTTTCCTTGGAGATAATTGATGATGGACTAGATAGCTACGTATCTTCAGAAATTTCAACTAATGGTGTCAACCAGCAGAAATACAGCCTTATAGTGGGAAAACAAATGGTTGGAATTTTCCTCACTATTTGGATCAGGAACGAGCTTGTTCAGTATGTTAGCCACTTAAGGATCTCTTGCATTGGTCGTGGCATCCTAGGCCGCTTTGGAAACAAG GGGTGTATTTCAGTTAGCATGTGTTTCCATCAGACAAGCTTTTGCTTTGTGTGCAGTCACTTGGCTTCCGGAGAGAAAGAGGGAGATGAAGTTAGGAGAAATATGGATGTGATAGAGATACTTAAGAACACACAATTTCAGAGGATTTGCAGGTCAGCTTATAGTAGGGTGCCTGAGAAAATCATAGAACACGA TCGGGTGATATGGTTGGGAGACTTGAATTACAGAATAGCTTTGAGCTACTCAGAGGCCAAAAGGCTTGTGGAGAGGTATGATTGGAATGCATTACTTGACAAAGATCAG CTGAAAATAGAGAAAGAAGCAGGGAGAGTATTCTGGGGATGGAAAGAGGGAAAGATATGCTTTGCACCGACATACAAATACTCGCACAACTCAGACGTATATGCTGGGGAGGCTACAGAAGATAGTAAAAACAAGAGAAGAAGACCAGCTTG TAGGTGTGATAGAATACTATGGCGTGGAAGTGGGATACACCAAGTTTCATATCTGAGATGGGAATCCAG GCATCATTTAAGACACAATCAGACCAAGAAGTTAATGGCAGAGAAGAATGGAGCCTTAAGGATCTTGCAATATTCAACAAATATCGATGTTCTCTTTCTACTAATATTGCTATGTTGA
- the LOC136227005 gene encoding type I inositol polyphosphate 5-phosphatase 10 isoform X8 encodes MKITERSLFLKKCSCLGTQMRGKLGKLPLIHLNSSILSLILAEVHSDSAIHSLFSNCLNNPMPTSKTQSFRAFVATWNVGGKSPNDAVNLDDFLRIDNQADIYVLGFQEIVPLNAGNVLVVEDNEPAAKWLSLIDQSLNRSRSMGSSGRKSSSPLGSSLLFQKPSLKKVCKNFRTESKRRLKTCNCSDILLQSKHGNDFCLWPPPTNMSENELSLEIIDDGLDSYVSSEISTNGVNQQKYSLIVGKQMVGIFLTIWIRNELVQYVSHLRISCIGRGILGRFGNKGCISVSMCFHQTSFCFVCSHLASGEKEGDEVRRNMDVIEILKNTQFQRICRSAYSRVPEKIIEHDRVIWLGDLNYRIALSYSEAKRLVERYDWNALLDKDQLKIEKEAGRVFWGWKEGKICFAPTYKYSHNSDVYAGEATEDSKNKRRRPACRCDRILWRGSGIHQVSYLRWESRKGII; translated from the exons ATGAAGATAACAGAAAGAAG TCTTTTCTTGAAAAAATGTTCTTGCTTAGGGACCCAAATGAGAGGAAAGCTAGGAAAACTCCCCTTGATTCACCTG AATTCTTCAATCCTTTCCTTAATACTTGCAGAAGTACACTCTGATTCAGCAATCCACTCACTCTTTtccaattgcttaaacaatccaATGCCAACCAGTAAAACTCAGTCATTTAG AGCGTTTGTTGCTACATGGAATGTGGGTGGAAAGTCTCCCAACGACGCTGTCAATTTGGATGATTTTCTTCGAATAGACAATCAAGCAGATATATATGTCTTGGG TTTTCAGGAAATTGTACCATTAAATGCTGGAAATGTGCTTGTGGTAGAAGACAATGAGCCTGCTGCAAAATGGTTAAGTTTAATTGATCAATCACTGAACAGAAGTAGAAGCATGGGATCAAGTGGGAGAAAATCATCATCCCCATTAGGTAGCTCGCTTCTGTTCCAGAAGCCTTCTCTTAAAAAGGTGTGTAAGAATTTCAGGACTGAGAGTAAAAGGAGGCTGAAGACTTGCAATTGCAGTGATATTTTACTGCAAAGTAAGCATGGAAACGATTTCTGCTTATGGCCTCCACCAACTAATATGAGTGAAAATGAACTTTCCTTGGAGATAATTGATGATGGACTAGATAGCTACGTATCTTCAGAAATTTCAACTAATGGTGTCAACCAGCAGAAATACAGCCTTATAGTGGGAAAACAAATGGTTGGAATTTTCCTCACTATTTGGATCAGGAACGAGCTTGTTCAGTATGTTAGCCACTTAAGGATCTCTTGCATTGGTCGTGGCATCCTAGGCCGCTTTGGAAACAAG GGGTGTATTTCAGTTAGCATGTGTTTCCATCAGACAAGCTTTTGCTTTGTGTGCAGTCACTTGGCTTCCGGAGAGAAAGAGGGAGATGAAGTTAGGAGAAATATGGATGTGATAGAGATACTTAAGAACACACAATTTCAGAGGATTTGCAGGTCAGCTTATAGTAGGGTGCCTGAGAAAATCATAGAACACGA TCGGGTGATATGGTTGGGAGACTTGAATTACAGAATAGCTTTGAGCTACTCAGAGGCCAAAAGGCTTGTGGAGAGGTATGATTGGAATGCATTACTTGACAAAGATCAG CTGAAAATAGAGAAAGAAGCAGGGAGAGTATTCTGGGGATGGAAAGAGGGAAAGATATGCTTTGCACCGACATACAAATACTCGCACAACTCAGACGTATATGCTGGGGAGGCTACAGAAGATAGTAAAAACAAGAGAAGAAGACCAGCTTG TAGGTGTGATAGAATACTATGGCGTGGAAGTGGGATACACCAAGTTTCATATCTGAGATGGGAATCCAG GAAAGGCATCATTTAA
- the LOC136227005 gene encoding type I inositol polyphosphate 5-phosphatase 10 isoform X1 — MKITERSLFLKKCSCLGTQMRGKLGKLPLIHLNSSILSLILAEVHSDSAIHSLFSNCLNNPMPTSKTQSFRAFVATWNVGGKSPNDAVNLDDFLRIDNQADIYVLGFQEIVPLNAGNVLVVEDNEPAAKWLSLIDQSLNRSRSMGSSGRKSSSPLGSSLLFQKPSLKKVCKNFRTESKRRLKTCNCSDILLQSKHGNDFCLWPPPTNMSENELSLEIIDDGLDSYVSSEISTNGVNQQKYSLIVGKQMVGIFLTIWIRNELVQYVSHLRISCIGRGILGRFGNKGCISVSMCFHQTSFCFVCSHLASGEKEGDEVRRNMDVIEILKNTQFQRICRSAYSRVPEKIIEHDRVIWLGDLNYRIALSYSEAKRLVERYDWNALLDKDQLKIEKEAGRVFWGWKEGKICFAPTYKYSHNSDVYAGEATEDSKNKRRRPACRCDRILWRGSGIHQVSYLRWESRHHLRHNQTKKLMAEKNGALRILQYSTNIDVLFLLILLC, encoded by the exons ATGAAGATAACAGAAAGAAG TCTTTTCTTGAAAAAATGTTCTTGCTTAGGGACCCAAATGAGAGGAAAGCTAGGAAAACTCCCCTTGATTCACCTG AATTCTTCAATCCTTTCCTTAATACTTGCAGAAGTACACTCTGATTCAGCAATCCACTCACTCTTTtccaattgcttaaacaatccaATGCCAACCAGTAAAACTCAGTCATTTAG AGCGTTTGTTGCTACATGGAATGTGGGTGGAAAGTCTCCCAACGACGCTGTCAATTTGGATGATTTTCTTCGAATAGACAATCAAGCAGATATATATGTCTTGGG TTTTCAGGAAATTGTACCATTAAATGCTGGAAATGTGCTTGTGGTAGAAGACAATGAGCCTGCTGCAAAATGGTTAAGTTTAATTGATCAATCACTGAACAGAAGTAGAAGCATGGGATCAAGTGGGAGAAAATCATCATCCCCATTAGGTAGCTCGCTTCTGTTCCAGAAGCCTTCTCTTAAAAAGGTGTGTAAGAATTTCAGGACTGAGAGTAAAAGGAGGCTGAAGACTTGCAATTGCAGTGATATTTTACTGCAAAGTAAGCATGGAAACGATTTCTGCTTATGGCCTCCACCAACTAATATGAGTGAAAATGAACTTTCCTTGGAGATAATTGATGATGGACTAGATAGCTACGTATCTTCAGAAATTTCAACTAATGGTGTCAACCAGCAGAAATACAGCCTTATAGTGGGAAAACAAATGGTTGGAATTTTCCTCACTATTTGGATCAGGAACGAGCTTGTTCAGTATGTTAGCCACTTAAGGATCTCTTGCATTGGTCGTGGCATCCTAGGCCGCTTTGGAAACAAG GGGTGTATTTCAGTTAGCATGTGTTTCCATCAGACAAGCTTTTGCTTTGTGTGCAGTCACTTGGCTTCCGGAGAGAAAGAGGGAGATGAAGTTAGGAGAAATATGGATGTGATAGAGATACTTAAGAACACACAATTTCAGAGGATTTGCAGGTCAGCTTATAGTAGGGTGCCTGAGAAAATCATAGAACACGA TCGGGTGATATGGTTGGGAGACTTGAATTACAGAATAGCTTTGAGCTACTCAGAGGCCAAAAGGCTTGTGGAGAGGTATGATTGGAATGCATTACTTGACAAAGATCAG CTGAAAATAGAGAAAGAAGCAGGGAGAGTATTCTGGGGATGGAAAGAGGGAAAGATATGCTTTGCACCGACATACAAATACTCGCACAACTCAGACGTATATGCTGGGGAGGCTACAGAAGATAGTAAAAACAAGAGAAGAAGACCAGCTTG TAGGTGTGATAGAATACTATGGCGTGGAAGTGGGATACACCAAGTTTCATATCTGAGATGGGAATCCAG GCATCATTTAAGACACAATCAGACCAAGAAGTTAATGGCAGAGAAGAATGGAGCCTTAAGGATCTTGCAATATTCAACAAATATCGATGTTCTCTTTCTACTAATATTGCTATGTTGA
- the LOC136227005 gene encoding type I inositol polyphosphate 5-phosphatase 10 isoform X3 yields the protein MTLSNEDNRKKSFLEKMFLLRDPNERKARKTPLDSPEVHSDSAIHSLFSNCLNNPMPTSKTQSFRAFVATWNVGGKSPNDAVNLDDFLRIDNQADIYVLGFQEIVPLNAGNVLVVEDNEPAAKWLSLIDQSLNRSRSMGSSGRKSSSPLGSSLLFQKPSLKKVCKNFRTESKRRLKTCNCSDILLQSKHGNDFCLWPPPTNMSENELSLEIIDDGLDSYVSSEISTNGVNQQKYSLIVGKQMVGIFLTIWIRNELVQYVSHLRISCIGRGILGRFGNKGCISVSMCFHQTSFCFVCSHLASGEKEGDEVRRNMDVIEILKNTQFQRICRSAYSRVPEKIIEHDRVIWLGDLNYRIALSYSEAKRLVERYDWNALLDKDQLKIEKEAGRVFWGWKEGKICFAPTYKYSHNSDVYAGEATEDSKNKRRRPACRCDRILWRGSGIHQVSYLRWESRHHLRHNQTKKLMAEKNGALRILQYSTNIDVLFLLILLC from the exons ATGACATTGAGTAATGAAGATAACAGAAAGAAG TCTTTTCTTGAAAAAATGTTCTTGCTTAGGGACCCAAATGAGAGGAAAGCTAGGAAAACTCCCCTTGATTCACCTG AAGTACACTCTGATTCAGCAATCCACTCACTCTTTtccaattgcttaaacaatccaATGCCAACCAGTAAAACTCAGTCATTTAG AGCGTTTGTTGCTACATGGAATGTGGGTGGAAAGTCTCCCAACGACGCTGTCAATTTGGATGATTTTCTTCGAATAGACAATCAAGCAGATATATATGTCTTGGG TTTTCAGGAAATTGTACCATTAAATGCTGGAAATGTGCTTGTGGTAGAAGACAATGAGCCTGCTGCAAAATGGTTAAGTTTAATTGATCAATCACTGAACAGAAGTAGAAGCATGGGATCAAGTGGGAGAAAATCATCATCCCCATTAGGTAGCTCGCTTCTGTTCCAGAAGCCTTCTCTTAAAAAGGTGTGTAAGAATTTCAGGACTGAGAGTAAAAGGAGGCTGAAGACTTGCAATTGCAGTGATATTTTACTGCAAAGTAAGCATGGAAACGATTTCTGCTTATGGCCTCCACCAACTAATATGAGTGAAAATGAACTTTCCTTGGAGATAATTGATGATGGACTAGATAGCTACGTATCTTCAGAAATTTCAACTAATGGTGTCAACCAGCAGAAATACAGCCTTATAGTGGGAAAACAAATGGTTGGAATTTTCCTCACTATTTGGATCAGGAACGAGCTTGTTCAGTATGTTAGCCACTTAAGGATCTCTTGCATTGGTCGTGGCATCCTAGGCCGCTTTGGAAACAAG GGGTGTATTTCAGTTAGCATGTGTTTCCATCAGACAAGCTTTTGCTTTGTGTGCAGTCACTTGGCTTCCGGAGAGAAAGAGGGAGATGAAGTTAGGAGAAATATGGATGTGATAGAGATACTTAAGAACACACAATTTCAGAGGATTTGCAGGTCAGCTTATAGTAGGGTGCCTGAGAAAATCATAGAACACGA TCGGGTGATATGGTTGGGAGACTTGAATTACAGAATAGCTTTGAGCTACTCAGAGGCCAAAAGGCTTGTGGAGAGGTATGATTGGAATGCATTACTTGACAAAGATCAG CTGAAAATAGAGAAAGAAGCAGGGAGAGTATTCTGGGGATGGAAAGAGGGAAAGATATGCTTTGCACCGACATACAAATACTCGCACAACTCAGACGTATATGCTGGGGAGGCTACAGAAGATAGTAAAAACAAGAGAAGAAGACCAGCTTG TAGGTGTGATAGAATACTATGGCGTGGAAGTGGGATACACCAAGTTTCATATCTGAGATGGGAATCCAG GCATCATTTAAGACACAATCAGACCAAGAAGTTAATGGCAGAGAAGAATGGAGCCTTAAGGATCTTGCAATATTCAACAAATATCGATGTTCTCTTTCTACTAATATTGCTATGTTGA
- the LOC136227005 gene encoding type I inositol polyphosphate 5-phosphatase 10 isoform X5, translating into MKITERRDPNERKARKTPLDSPEVHSDSAIHSLFSNCLNNPMPTSKTQSFRAFVATWNVGGKSPNDAVNLDDFLRIDNQADIYVLGFQEIVPLNAGNVLVVEDNEPAAKWLSLIDQSLNRSRSMGSSGRKSSSPLGSSLLFQKPSLKKVCKNFRTESKRRLKTCNCSDILLQSKHGNDFCLWPPPTNMSENELSLEIIDDGLDSYVSSEISTNGVNQQKYSLIVGKQMVGIFLTIWIRNELVQYVSHLRISCIGRGILGRFGNKGCISVSMCFHQTSFCFVCSHLASGEKEGDEVRRNMDVIEILKNTQFQRICRSAYSRVPEKIIEHDRVIWLGDLNYRIALSYSEAKRLVERYDWNALLDKDQLKIEKEAGRVFWGWKEGKICFAPTYKYSHNSDVYAGEATEDSKNKRRRPACRCDRILWRGSGIHQVSYLRWESRHHLRHNQTKKLMAEKNGALRILQYSTNIDVLFLLILLC; encoded by the exons ATGAAGATAACAGAAAGAAG GGACCCAAATGAGAGGAAAGCTAGGAAAACTCCCCTTGATTCACCTG AAGTACACTCTGATTCAGCAATCCACTCACTCTTTtccaattgcttaaacaatccaATGCCAACCAGTAAAACTCAGTCATTTAG AGCGTTTGTTGCTACATGGAATGTGGGTGGAAAGTCTCCCAACGACGCTGTCAATTTGGATGATTTTCTTCGAATAGACAATCAAGCAGATATATATGTCTTGGG TTTTCAGGAAATTGTACCATTAAATGCTGGAAATGTGCTTGTGGTAGAAGACAATGAGCCTGCTGCAAAATGGTTAAGTTTAATTGATCAATCACTGAACAGAAGTAGAAGCATGGGATCAAGTGGGAGAAAATCATCATCCCCATTAGGTAGCTCGCTTCTGTTCCAGAAGCCTTCTCTTAAAAAGGTGTGTAAGAATTTCAGGACTGAGAGTAAAAGGAGGCTGAAGACTTGCAATTGCAGTGATATTTTACTGCAAAGTAAGCATGGAAACGATTTCTGCTTATGGCCTCCACCAACTAATATGAGTGAAAATGAACTTTCCTTGGAGATAATTGATGATGGACTAGATAGCTACGTATCTTCAGAAATTTCAACTAATGGTGTCAACCAGCAGAAATACAGCCTTATAGTGGGAAAACAAATGGTTGGAATTTTCCTCACTATTTGGATCAGGAACGAGCTTGTTCAGTATGTTAGCCACTTAAGGATCTCTTGCATTGGTCGTGGCATCCTAGGCCGCTTTGGAAACAAG GGGTGTATTTCAGTTAGCATGTGTTTCCATCAGACAAGCTTTTGCTTTGTGTGCAGTCACTTGGCTTCCGGAGAGAAAGAGGGAGATGAAGTTAGGAGAAATATGGATGTGATAGAGATACTTAAGAACACACAATTTCAGAGGATTTGCAGGTCAGCTTATAGTAGGGTGCCTGAGAAAATCATAGAACACGA TCGGGTGATATGGTTGGGAGACTTGAATTACAGAATAGCTTTGAGCTACTCAGAGGCCAAAAGGCTTGTGGAGAGGTATGATTGGAATGCATTACTTGACAAAGATCAG CTGAAAATAGAGAAAGAAGCAGGGAGAGTATTCTGGGGATGGAAAGAGGGAAAGATATGCTTTGCACCGACATACAAATACTCGCACAACTCAGACGTATATGCTGGGGAGGCTACAGAAGATAGTAAAAACAAGAGAAGAAGACCAGCTTG TAGGTGTGATAGAATACTATGGCGTGGAAGTGGGATACACCAAGTTTCATATCTGAGATGGGAATCCAG GCATCATTTAAGACACAATCAGACCAAGAAGTTAATGGCAGAGAAGAATGGAGCCTTAAGGATCTTGCAATATTCAACAAATATCGATGTTCTCTTTCTACTAATATTGCTATGTTGA
- the LOC136227005 gene encoding type I inositol polyphosphate 5-phosphatase 10 isoform X9 has protein sequence MKITERSLFLKKCSCLGTQMRGKLGKLPLIHLNSSILSLILAEVHSDSAIHSLFSNCLNNPMPTSKTQSFRAFVATWNVGGKSPNDAVNLDDFLRIDNQADIYVLGFQEIVPLNAGNVLVVEDNEPAAKWLSLIDQSLNRSRSMGSSGRKSSSPLGSSLLFQKPSLKKVCKNFRTESKRRLKTCNCSDILLQSKHGNDFCLWPPPTNMSENELSLEIIDDGLDSYVSSEISTNGVNQQKYSLIVGKQMVGIFLTIWIRNELVQYVSHLRISCIGRGILGRFGNKGCISVSMCFHQTSFCFVCSHLASGEKEGDEVRRNMDVIEILKNTQFQRICRSAYSRVPEKIIEHDRVIWLGDLNYRIALSYSEAKRLVERYDWNALLDKDQLKIEKEAGRVFWGWKEGKICFAPTYKYSHNSDVYAGEATEDSKNKRRRPAWCDRILWRGSGIHQVSYLRWESRKGII, from the exons ATGAAGATAACAGAAAGAAG TCTTTTCTTGAAAAAATGTTCTTGCTTAGGGACCCAAATGAGAGGAAAGCTAGGAAAACTCCCCTTGATTCACCTG AATTCTTCAATCCTTTCCTTAATACTTGCAGAAGTACACTCTGATTCAGCAATCCACTCACTCTTTtccaattgcttaaacaatccaATGCCAACCAGTAAAACTCAGTCATTTAG AGCGTTTGTTGCTACATGGAATGTGGGTGGAAAGTCTCCCAACGACGCTGTCAATTTGGATGATTTTCTTCGAATAGACAATCAAGCAGATATATATGTCTTGGG TTTTCAGGAAATTGTACCATTAAATGCTGGAAATGTGCTTGTGGTAGAAGACAATGAGCCTGCTGCAAAATGGTTAAGTTTAATTGATCAATCACTGAACAGAAGTAGAAGCATGGGATCAAGTGGGAGAAAATCATCATCCCCATTAGGTAGCTCGCTTCTGTTCCAGAAGCCTTCTCTTAAAAAGGTGTGTAAGAATTTCAGGACTGAGAGTAAAAGGAGGCTGAAGACTTGCAATTGCAGTGATATTTTACTGCAAAGTAAGCATGGAAACGATTTCTGCTTATGGCCTCCACCAACTAATATGAGTGAAAATGAACTTTCCTTGGAGATAATTGATGATGGACTAGATAGCTACGTATCTTCAGAAATTTCAACTAATGGTGTCAACCAGCAGAAATACAGCCTTATAGTGGGAAAACAAATGGTTGGAATTTTCCTCACTATTTGGATCAGGAACGAGCTTGTTCAGTATGTTAGCCACTTAAGGATCTCTTGCATTGGTCGTGGCATCCTAGGCCGCTTTGGAAACAAG GGGTGTATTTCAGTTAGCATGTGTTTCCATCAGACAAGCTTTTGCTTTGTGTGCAGTCACTTGGCTTCCGGAGAGAAAGAGGGAGATGAAGTTAGGAGAAATATGGATGTGATAGAGATACTTAAGAACACACAATTTCAGAGGATTTGCAGGTCAGCTTATAGTAGGGTGCCTGAGAAAATCATAGAACACGA TCGGGTGATATGGTTGGGAGACTTGAATTACAGAATAGCTTTGAGCTACTCAGAGGCCAAAAGGCTTGTGGAGAGGTATGATTGGAATGCATTACTTGACAAAGATCAG CTGAAAATAGAGAAAGAAGCAGGGAGAGTATTCTGGGGATGGAAAGAGGGAAAGATATGCTTTGCACCGACATACAAATACTCGCACAACTCAGACGTATATGCTGGGGAGGCTACAGAAGATAGTAAAAACAAGAGAAGAAGACCAGCTTG GTGTGATAGAATACTATGGCGTGGAAGTGGGATACACCAAGTTTCATATCTGAGATGGGAATCCAG GAAAGGCATCATTTAA
- the LOC136227005 gene encoding type I inositol polyphosphate 5-phosphatase 10 isoform X2: protein MKITERSLFLKKCSCLGTQMRGKLGKLPLIHLNSSILSLILAEVHSDSAIHSLFSNCLNNPMPTSKTQSFRAFVATWNVGGKSPNDAVNLDDFLRIDNQADIYVLGFQEIVPLNAGNVLVVEDNEPAAKWLSLIDQSLNRSRSMGSSGRKSSSPLGSSLLFQKPSLKKVCKNFRTESKRRLKTCNCSDILLQSKHGNDFCLWPPPTNMSENELSLEIIDDGLDSYVSSEISTNGVNQQKYSLIVGKQMVGIFLTIWIRNELVQYVSHLRISCIGRGILGRFGNKGCISVSMCFHQTSFCFVCSHLASGEKEGDEVRRNMDVIEILKNTQFQRICRSAYSRVPEKIIEHDRVIWLGDLNYRIALSYSEAKRLVERYDWNALLDKDQLKIEKEAGRVFWGWKEGKICFAPTYKYSHNSDVYAGEATEDSKNKRRRPAWCDRILWRGSGIHQVSYLRWESRHHLRHNQTKKLMAEKNGALRILQYSTNIDVLFLLILLC, encoded by the exons ATGAAGATAACAGAAAGAAG TCTTTTCTTGAAAAAATGTTCTTGCTTAGGGACCCAAATGAGAGGAAAGCTAGGAAAACTCCCCTTGATTCACCTG AATTCTTCAATCCTTTCCTTAATACTTGCAGAAGTACACTCTGATTCAGCAATCCACTCACTCTTTtccaattgcttaaacaatccaATGCCAACCAGTAAAACTCAGTCATTTAG AGCGTTTGTTGCTACATGGAATGTGGGTGGAAAGTCTCCCAACGACGCTGTCAATTTGGATGATTTTCTTCGAATAGACAATCAAGCAGATATATATGTCTTGGG TTTTCAGGAAATTGTACCATTAAATGCTGGAAATGTGCTTGTGGTAGAAGACAATGAGCCTGCTGCAAAATGGTTAAGTTTAATTGATCAATCACTGAACAGAAGTAGAAGCATGGGATCAAGTGGGAGAAAATCATCATCCCCATTAGGTAGCTCGCTTCTGTTCCAGAAGCCTTCTCTTAAAAAGGTGTGTAAGAATTTCAGGACTGAGAGTAAAAGGAGGCTGAAGACTTGCAATTGCAGTGATATTTTACTGCAAAGTAAGCATGGAAACGATTTCTGCTTATGGCCTCCACCAACTAATATGAGTGAAAATGAACTTTCCTTGGAGATAATTGATGATGGACTAGATAGCTACGTATCTTCAGAAATTTCAACTAATGGTGTCAACCAGCAGAAATACAGCCTTATAGTGGGAAAACAAATGGTTGGAATTTTCCTCACTATTTGGATCAGGAACGAGCTTGTTCAGTATGTTAGCCACTTAAGGATCTCTTGCATTGGTCGTGGCATCCTAGGCCGCTTTGGAAACAAG GGGTGTATTTCAGTTAGCATGTGTTTCCATCAGACAAGCTTTTGCTTTGTGTGCAGTCACTTGGCTTCCGGAGAGAAAGAGGGAGATGAAGTTAGGAGAAATATGGATGTGATAGAGATACTTAAGAACACACAATTTCAGAGGATTTGCAGGTCAGCTTATAGTAGGGTGCCTGAGAAAATCATAGAACACGA TCGGGTGATATGGTTGGGAGACTTGAATTACAGAATAGCTTTGAGCTACTCAGAGGCCAAAAGGCTTGTGGAGAGGTATGATTGGAATGCATTACTTGACAAAGATCAG CTGAAAATAGAGAAAGAAGCAGGGAGAGTATTCTGGGGATGGAAAGAGGGAAAGATATGCTTTGCACCGACATACAAATACTCGCACAACTCAGACGTATATGCTGGGGAGGCTACAGAAGATAGTAAAAACAAGAGAAGAAGACCAGCTTG GTGTGATAGAATACTATGGCGTGGAAGTGGGATACACCAAGTTTCATATCTGAGATGGGAATCCAG GCATCATTTAAGACACAATCAGACCAAGAAGTTAATGGCAGAGAAGAATGGAGCCTTAAGGATCTTGCAATATTCAACAAATATCGATGTTCTCTTTCTACTAATATTGCTATGTTGA